Within the Dermacentor silvarum isolate Dsil-2018 chromosome 8, BIME_Dsil_1.4, whole genome shotgun sequence genome, the region acaccttgggaaccgaacgttgatgtcgttcccccccggaatagacctctccctgtttgcaaacaaaGTGACGTCACTGTGCGTGGGCGGTGCACCGGCATCGACATCATCGCGCCCACCAAGTTTCTCTCTGGTTGGCAAGAGACTCCATTTCGGTTAGGCTTCTACGCGGAGAACACATGGAGCTGTCGGAGTATGTGCAGTCGCTGCCCGAAATTGCGCGCCAGCGTTACGCCGAAAAGCTGGAAGTTCGTGGCAACCAGTATCCTGACCCGTACACCATTTCGGTGTGGAAGAATGATCCGAAGTGTTGACCAAACGTTCGGTTTGGGGACATATACGTGTACCTCGTTCACACGCCTGGCCCGTACAGTGCCGAGGCGATGAGGTCCTACCGATCGCTGAAAGCGTACGGCCTTGCCATGGAAGGACACGTGCACAAAGTACTAATTTCCGACTTGAGTATGGAGTGCTGTTTCCTGAAAGCAGAAGTGACGCCGTCGCAGAGGACGACCGCCAAGCCCTACGAGGCATGGGCTCTTGTTTGTGGAGACGGCAGCGTCCACACGGCGCATTGTACGTGCATGGCTGGGTGAGTTGGCTTTTTTATGAACATATCTTGCTTGCTATTTACGCTCAGTTATGAGCATTCATTCCTGTCATCTCGATAAGTTTGCATCTGCAACGCGTACAGCGCCGTGTTGGCCTATCGCGTTCGCATCGATGGAGCTTTCCAGCAAGCTGGAGGTTTAGGTCCAGCGAATCAAGCAACATAAATTATAGTGCATGTGTTATGACCGGCAACTATGCTTGTTGGATTACGTTGTAGCTCAGTGTGGTTTGAGCAGTGCCGACAGCGAAAATAATCAAACGATCGCTATCATATTGCGGCACATGTGCGCTCGCGCCATCGATAGGAAAGCAGCGACTGTGTGCTGGCACATACGTCAACTGCGCGTTTGTTTTGGCTTGCCTATCTGAAAAGTGTACGGCATTGCACGGATGCCTTGCTGTAACATCGATTCTAAACCGTTAGTGAAGCAATTCGAAAAGCCTGCAGTGATAATTCTGACATTTTCTTCTGTGGAGCCCAATTCGAATTTCCTATTTTCCTTTAGACAAGTGGTCATGGTTTTCTTTGTAAATATTGCTATGAATGCACAATTTGTTGTTTCCTTGCAGACTTGGAGAAGTCTGCGCACATGTGGCAGCACTGCTTTTTAAGGTGGAGCTGCTCGTTTCGTCTGGGTTTGCGAGGTCCACAACATCCCAGCTTTGCGAGTGGAACAACAAGTTTCGAGAGAGTGTAAGCcactttgttgtttttgtttctattattttttttcagtctGGAAGGAATTTTAAACAAAATCGGCCTTTATGTTTGTATGTGATAAGTACCGTAAAAACACGAATATTGGTCGTACTTTTTTTCAAAATATTGTGGCAAAATGTCGACCCCCGTCTTATATACCGGTCATTTTTTACGGGTTTATACcggtttctttcatttttttagaTTTTTAAAGTTTCCTATATTCCTTTTTTATCAGCAATGTTATGCACACGTGCACTAGCAGAAGTTTTTAATGGCACATATGTGCATTTTTTCACCATACAAAGTGCATGTAATAAAACTAAATTCGCATATAAATCCTTAATATAATCTTTCCCCACAAAATTCAGATTGTCACACGATTGTCAATCCAGACAAAACAGTTGGTGTCAGATCcccaagaaaaagaagaaattccTATTTCCCTACAGTTTCAATAATGCATCTTGAAGAAATTATATGTAGGACGGTTTTCTCGCAGCACATTCCCACATGTAAATAcagtagtgaacaaaaagatATATTTGGCATTTAGGACCTGTGAGTTAATGTGCTCGGTGCATTATGCCAGATGGAGAGCCTAGGGCCTTGCAACATGCACAGCCATGGTACTTTCTTCGCACCGCATAGCCTACCTGCCGTGTGCATAATTTGCGTATTCCAAGAATGTATTACAATGAAGCCGTAGTATCAACCAGAAGTGAAAATATGCGAGCGCTGGTGAGGTACATTTAAGTGACAGGTGGATAGGGTGGCTGAGCAAAAGGTTTGGCATGCTGCTACACGTTTATTAGATAACAAAAAGTTTAGGAAGGGGGCAGCAGTGAGCATTGTGGAATCAATGCCGTGTGAAGTGGAGCTTTATGGCACCTTTAATAACACTCTATCCATCTCAGTGGTGCAGCCAGAAGGAGAGTTCGATAACATTTTGCTTATTGATAGTGCCAGTACCATAAAACTCCTTTGTTGATACCATGGTGCTCACTGTTGCCCTTTCACGAGCTTTTGTGCGAGTGGATGCAtgtgcattttcttttctctcgtcttTGATCTTGTTATATATTAAACTTGAGTAGTAGCATGCCAAATCTGTTTCTTGGCTATTCTATCAATCATTAAAATGTACCTCGCAAGCGCTAACATATTTTCACTACTGGTTAATACTACAGTTTCCTTGTAATACGTTCTTAGAATACGCAAATAATGCACACGGCAGGCGGGCTGTGCGGTGTGAATAAAGTGCCATGGCAGTACCTGTTGCAGGGACTAATTCCCTAGGCTAGCGATCTAGCATACCACAGCACCAACATGCTGAGCACATTAAATCATGTATTTTTTTTACTACTGCATGTTAAACTGTTCCAGGAAGCTCTTGTAATATATAAAAGTAGTATAGCAAGAATTTTTTTGGAGGTGACACTATTGTCAGGTTTTGCACACACATTGTTTGGTATCTGCCATGTAATCAACGAGAGACTTGGTGTCTGTTTCTTTTTAGGGTTATGCATTGTGTGGTAAAATACAGATGTATACACTGTCGTTGTGAAGTAACATTTCTTGTAAGTTTGAGCATCCGTTTCAGTACCCTGGTAGTATTAGCACTGCTGTTACTTATTTAGCCATCTTTACCTTTGTTATACTTCTCTGCAGTCATTTCATTTGCCAAGTTTATAGCAGCAGTGATGTAACATTTCTTGTACAATTAATTGCCCAGGTGGAGCCTACACGGGTTCGAGACTTGAACATTGTCAAACACCGGCACGGCAAGGTTTCCAAGGGAGTGAATAGGAAGCGCAGTGCTGCACAAGCCCCAAAGGCAAAGTTTCCAGGAATTCTTGACTCCCTTTATTCTGTTCTTCCGAATGCAGCTGTGTTTACAGCATTCTCAAAGTATGCCACACGTGGTGAAGAAACAGACAGCGCTGATGAAGGCGAGATTGCTACAGAACTGCCAGAAAGCTTGTACGAAATGTATGACAAGACATGGGAAAGCCTGAATCAATGTGCCagagaaaagaaaatttattcattattgaagATGAGGATGAGCCACAGCGATGTCGCACAAATAGAAGAGAAAACGAGAGTGCAACGGAAGTGCCTGCTCTGGTTTCAACAAAGATGTGGGCGGATAACGGGATCAGTCTTCAGCAAAGTTGTTAAATGTAAGAGCGAGAGTTCTGCAGCACGCCTAGCTGGCAATATTGCCCAGTCTCCTCTAGTGCTCTATGAAACTCGTCACAGAAAGACTGTTGCTATGAAACATGGAATAGAGCACGAGGAGACTGTAAGGCAGCAGTATGTTCAGTACCAGAGGCAACATCACATGGATTTTAAATGTAGAGACGCCGGCCTGTTTATTTGCGAGGAATTTCAGTTTATTGCAGCCAGTCCAGATGGCATTGTTGAGTGCAGTTGCTGTGGCCGTGGAGTTCTCGAAATTAAATGCCCATATAAATACAGAGACGTGTGCCCATcaatgaaatcagtgagaaaggTTTCTACCTAGATGAAAATCGTCGCCTGAAAGATAGTCATGAATATATGTCTCAGGTTCAAGCTGAAATGGCTTCTGCAAATGTCAATTATTGCGATTTTGTGTGTTGGTCGAAGAAAGGATTCATCGTTCTGCGCATATTAAGGGACCGTGATTTCCTTGCAAAACACATGTCAGTGCTAAAAACATTCTTGAGGCAGGCCGTGCTTCCTCAGCTGCTGTCAAGGAAGAGCACGCAAAATGTGTAGCTCCCTGCAGAAGTGGATTGCCAGATGGATTTCCGATGTCCAAAATGAACACAAGCTCTGAAAAGTTACATTCAGCTGGGTCAAGATCCTGCAAGCGTCTCAATTTCCAAACCAGAAGATAACATTCAAGGGGCTGAGATACATAGGAGGCTGAATTACAAGAATGTGGCAACTGCTTCGGCAGCTCAGCCGTTATGAAGAGAAAAGGCCCTTGTCAGGGCCACCCAAAATATTGCTGGCAGGCATGTGATTCACGCACCCGTCTGTTTCCCTCTAATAAATCAAAAGTGTTCACCAGCATGATTACAATGTAAATTtaagagaaatagaagaaaaacaATCAGTTTTGAGCACAGTGAGCATCAAAATTATCATTGCAAAGCACAGCTAGATTGTGTTTACATGCCAACAGGAAAAATTGCATGCTTCCCCTGTTTTTTCACTTTCAAAAGTGTTTACAAAGTGTCTACTACATTGTAAAATTTTGATGGGGAATAGAATCAATGAATAGTTCCCACGAAAGAAACTGTTGTATTTCCACAAATTTAAGAACTTGTGTTCCTTACAGCATGCCATAAGTTAATCCAGCTTAGCATACACATTAACAACTTCAAAAACAATGAGGATGCTATTAACAAATCCATGTGTTGTGCTGTCATCTGCTACCACAGGTGCACTTTCTCTACATTAACCCTCCATGTCTGGTCCTCGGCGTTAGTGATAGAAGTAAATACTTCGCAGCATGTTAGCACAGCAATTTTCATTTGATGAGCATTGGTGCAATGCAGTTTGTGCTCTTCTCAGACGCATGTATGGAAACATCCACAGTTGAGTAAAAATTGGAATGTGCATGTTCATAATGCTCATGCTAGCAGCATCAAGTGCAATGTAAACTGTGGATCACTACTGTGCCTAAAGTGAAAATGTGCCTGTTGGCATTGTGCCACTATTGTCTACAATCAGTGCATACCAAAAACATGTTGCTGCAGTTCTCGGCCACTAGCTTGAGAGACAAAATAGCGCCAAGTGTGGCGATGCCTTTTAAAACATACTGTACgcaaaaatagaaacaaaatggCAATAAGCAAAGTACAAACTTGGAATTTAAAGGCTACATAAACTTGACATTTTCATAGCGTTGTTGCAAATAATCCATGAAGCATATATACCGATAGCCTATGAACACAGCATCACAGGTAAATCATGACAACAATATGTGATGCTTGGAGTCTGAGGGATGAATTCATTTGCCTGTTAATCATTAATGCTCTGGAGTGCTTGCGATTCAGCTTGGGAAATCGGCTAATGGCATGCCAATGGGGTTCAACCAGCAGTTGGCACCGCTAAGGAAAAACCAGTTGTGCTGGTGGAAAATCAATCTGGAGCCTACACTACGCTGCAGGGGCTCAATGCAAAAGGTGGTGATCCAGATTGAAGCACACGCGGCACCATCAGGCTGCAAGCATGAAACTTTATTGAAGAACAACATGTACATGAAACGACAGGCAGCCAATGTTGATATTGCTCAGTGAAGGTTAGGCCTAGTGGAGTCTAGTttgtgcacccgctaccggcacACATGAACTGAAAATTAAGCAGTTAGGATAAAGGGAACTGTTTTTATAGTttagttctggccttagcgatttgaaatcaAATACTCTTCGGACAGCGCTGTGCTGAGTCACCGTTTCCGAAGGCTGCCAATCGCATTCGCTGCATAGATAGGTGGGTCTGTATGTTATGCAGACACATTTATTAGTTCCAAAGATGCACTGTTTACCGCTACATGAAACGGTAAACAAGACACGGTGCACACAGTACAGCAGCAGAAACAAACTCCTCGCTCAGTTGCCTACACTGTCGGCGATGGCACCCACATTTTTGCAAGAGAACTACACGACCTATCAAAGAGCTCTTGTGTGAGCATAGTTTTCTCTAATAAATGAAACGCTCAAAGTTTAACTATGATGAAAGAAAAGTGAGAATCGGGTATAACAATCTAATATATATGTATCTGGTTCACAGTCGCCGTTGTTTAAGGGGCTCGACTGCACATATTGACTCGTCTCAGGGTAGACCAATGTGGCTCATTTGCACAGATATATGGTTTGCTACATTTTGACACTATTTCATATCAGTGATCCACAATATCTGAAGCTAACGATCTGTGGCtatagatgtcgatgtaaacaaatgcactgcTTAGATAAATTTAATATAGAAGGTTGAACTCAAAGGCTCTTCAAATATatgaaatgtctaaagaatgtgtagaGGAATACAAAAAGCGAGCTGCAACTGCAGAAATCGTCAACAAATTCCAAGACAGCCGTGTCAACAGACGGAACTCGGTGTACTTTTATCGGGTGCACCGTTAACACAACAGTGCAATGAGGCCTTAAATTCTCACCCAGTAGTCGGCGAGTGCTGCGTGGCTTCCAGGAACAGCATGCTGCCTCGGAGAAGCCATAAATCATAAGTGCTATTCGTGAGACGCACAATTGAAGCACACTCAACATAGGCACAGCTACACAAAACAGACAAAAGCTATGGTACCTTTCCAAAATGTTTCCAGCGGCAGAGGGCAgcaaaggaaaatgaaaaaggccaATTACTTGTTCTCGACCAGTACACTGATATTTTGTCCTTGGGCACTGTTTCTAGAGTTACTGAAGGTTTCCTTGAGTAAGGCAAGTGCTATCCAGTCGACGTAAACCAATAGCTGTGGTTATCGCCGTCCTCTTTTCTGACCCTGATCTACTGGTGGGGCTGAGATAAGATACTAACCAAACCGTGGCATCAGATTTGTAAGTGCTGCAATCAACAGCACAACATCATCTAAATAATCCTTCATAAAGTAAGGCACAGTGTTTTTTAGTATGTGGAATCTCTTCATGCGCCCAATTACTTGTTCGACTCTGATGCGCCGGCAAGAAATTTCCCTCGATGCTGTCACTTCAGCTTGGGAAGGCTGGTTTTTCCCTTTAGTGTAGGCTGGAATCATAACCTTAACGCCTAGCACTGCCAGTTCTTCTGTGACATTAAAGCCCCGGTCTGCCATGACTTCATCGCCATAGTCGAGGTACTTGGTGAAATCTGTCTGGAGAACAAGCTGCTTATCACTAGTTTTGCCGCCCCAGCACTCCGAAATATACGAGATTAGCCCATTAGGTGTGATCCCCACCAGTACCTTTATGGTGTTGGAGTTCTTGTACTGGGACCAGGTTCTGCTCTGTGCCGTTGAGGCACTTGACCTTTCAAGGCGAATCTCTGTGCTGTCAATAATTACTCGAACGTGACGAAACCTCTGGCATTGAGATATTTTCGGTTGCCACGCGTGAAATGCCACATCGTCTGGCCACACAACGAGCCCTTTTAGCTCACTCACTAGTGTTGTGAGGGCACTTTCAAATATTGTTGACAcatactttttatttattttaaagagaTCCGCCAGAAAGCACAGGTGAATATCAAGGCGTAGCCTCATCAGCACGAGCAAAACCTGGTCTTCATGGCTCATCGTTTCCACAGAAGGGCAAGCAGTTCTATATACAGACACAACCCATGCAAATGTCTCCTTATTTGGCAGGCCTGTGTAGTATGCAACCTTTTCAGAGTGCCCGGCTATGGCAGCATAACCccatgcagcagcagcaccgtTCGCTTCTGAACTTCTTTTTGCTCGAAGGTCTCGAAGTTCATTTTCCATGATTAAATAGCGCTCCTGCAATGCATTATATGCTCGACATTTCTCCAGGTACTTCTCTTGCATGCGAGCCTGCAGGTTTCTTGAAAATCCACCCATGTGGTGTGATGGTGCAGGCAACTGTGCTTGTAACAATTGCATGCTCTCTGGCAAGTCGTTTGATGCCTCATCGTCTGAAAAAACAAGTTCACAATCAGTAGCCATTGGAGACTGTCAATATGCTCTATGTTGCTGATGAGAAACAGCTTTGAGAAATAAAGTGGCGCAAGCTGCTTGGTTAGCATGGTTAGTGCAGTtatttgcaggttatttgcaTGGGGGCATTTCACATCAATGTGACCTGCGCAGCTGTGTGTGATAAAGAACAGTGAGAAGTAGGATTGCGAGAACAGTGATCTTGTTACGATAATGTCATCCATGAAGAAATCCTTAgtgcgttagaagcagtaggacttggttgtaagatatatatgtggatgtgcagctacttacagagatcATTCTATGGTGCACAcagaaaatggcccgacatctgagcattacggtagccgagaagtgcctcaaggcggagtgcttagcccaaCACGTTTCAATCTAAgcctcattggattagttgacaacctgctaagcaccgtacgactttccatctatgcgg harbors:
- the LOC125947769 gene encoding uncharacterized protein LOC125947769 is translated as MRSYRSLKAYGLAMEGHVHKVLISDLSMECCFLKAEVTPSQRTTAKPYEAWALVCGDGSVHTAHCTCMAGLGEVCAHVAALLFKVELLVSSGFARSTTSQLCEWNNKFRESVEPTRVRDLNIVKHRHGKVSKGVNRKRSAAQAPKAKFPGILDSLYSVLPNAAVFTAFSKVPGYGSITPCSSSTVRF
- the LOC125947770 gene encoding uncharacterized protein LOC125947770 gives rise to the protein MEMLSHQHCFWETSNQNQLNPMEMLSHQHCFWETSNRIQLMERTRWNQTALTMRHQTTCQRACNCYKHSCLHHHTTWVDFQETCRLACKRSTWRNVEHIMHCRSAI